The following proteins are encoded in a genomic region of Catellatospora sp. TT07R-123:
- a CDS encoding response regulator transcription factor, translated as MATTRVLVVDDDPTVSDVVRRYLERAEFEVELAADGPAALAAYAGHRPDLVILDLMLPGVDGLEVCRRMRADGGPPVPVIMLTALGEETDRVLGLELGADDYVTKPFSPRELVLRARSVLRRAAPPPNPAPLLADGDLWVDPVARIARLDGQELALTVREFDLLVFLMSHPGVALRRDRLLESVWGWTFGDQSTVTVHVRRLREKIERDPAAPRRIQTVWGVGYRYEPVGGGGA; from the coding sequence ATGGCCACCACCCGCGTGCTCGTCGTCGACGACGACCCGACCGTCAGCGACGTGGTGCGCCGCTACCTGGAGCGCGCCGAGTTCGAGGTGGAGCTGGCCGCCGACGGCCCGGCCGCGCTCGCCGCGTACGCCGGGCACCGGCCCGACCTGGTTATCCTCGACCTGATGCTGCCGGGCGTGGACGGGCTGGAGGTGTGCCGCCGGATGCGCGCCGACGGCGGGCCGCCGGTGCCGGTCATCATGCTGACCGCGCTCGGCGAGGAGACCGACCGGGTGCTCGGCCTGGAGCTCGGCGCCGACGACTACGTGACCAAGCCGTTCTCGCCGCGCGAGCTGGTGCTGCGGGCCCGCTCGGTGCTGCGCCGCGCCGCCCCGCCGCCGAACCCTGCACCGTTACTCGCCGACGGCGACCTGTGGGTCGACCCGGTCGCGCGGATCGCGCGGCTGGACGGGCAGGAGCTGGCGCTGACGGTACGCGAGTTCGACCTGCTGGTCTTCCTGATGTCGCATCCCGGCGTCGCCCTGCGCCGGGACCGGCTGCTGGAGTCGGTCTGGGGCTGGACCTTCGGCGACCAGTCCACCGTCACCGTGCACGTGCGGCGGCTGCGGGAGAAGATCGAGCGCGACCCGGCCGCGCCCCGGCGCATCCAGACGGTGTGGGGTGTGGGCTACCGCTACGAGCCGGTGGGCGGCGGCGGTGCGTGA
- a CDS encoding GbsR/MarR family transcriptional regulator, whose product MSDDVTRDEEGVRRSVEQMAMMLADMGFPRMASRVLLTMMGAEETSLSAGDLADRLAVSPAAISGAVKYLMHLGFVVREPVPGSRRDFYRLPAEPWYGVTMAKRSFYGYFSDEADKVIVAAGGEGTAAGTRVADMRDFFRFVEDELGTALQRWQEQRMRER is encoded by the coding sequence ATGAGCGACGACGTGACGCGGGACGAAGAGGGTGTGCGCCGCTCGGTGGAGCAGATGGCGATGATGCTCGCCGACATGGGCTTCCCCCGGATGGCCTCGCGGGTGCTGCTGACCATGATGGGCGCCGAGGAGACCTCGCTGAGCGCGGGCGACCTGGCCGACCGGCTCGCGGTGAGCCCCGCCGCGATCTCCGGCGCGGTCAAGTACCTGATGCACCTGGGCTTCGTCGTACGCGAACCCGTGCCCGGCTCGCGGCGCGACTTCTACCGCCTGCCCGCCGAGCCCTGGTACGGCGTCACCATGGCCAAGCGCAGCTTCTACGGCTACTTCTCCGACGAGGCCGACAAGGTCATCGTGGCGGCGGGCGGCGAGGGCACCGCGGCCGGGACCCGGGTGGCCGACATGCGCGACTTCTTCCGCTTCGTCGAGGACGAACTCGGCACCGCCCTGCAACGCTGGCAGGAACAGCGCATGCGCGAGCGCTGA
- a CDS encoding nitroreductase family protein — protein sequence MVRTAAGYAERMASRRSIRDFSPDPVPFAVIEEAIRAASTAPSGANVQPWRFVVLTDPERKRRLREAAEIEERTFYGRRASDEWLEALAPLGTDWRKPFLETAPAVIVVFEVHKGPNSPKPYYVKESVGIAVGMMITSLHLAGLATLTHTPSPMQFLNEVCQRPPEERAYVVMPVGYPADEVRVPDISRKPLSEVLVRL from the coding sequence ATGGTCCGCACCGCGGCCGGCTACGCCGAACGGATGGCGAGCCGCCGTTCCATCCGCGACTTCTCCCCCGACCCGGTCCCGTTCGCGGTGATCGAGGAGGCGATCCGGGCGGCGTCGACCGCGCCCAGCGGCGCCAACGTGCAGCCGTGGCGGTTCGTGGTGCTCACCGATCCGGAGCGCAAGCGGCGGCTGCGGGAGGCGGCCGAGATCGAGGAGCGCACGTTCTACGGGCGGCGGGCCTCCGACGAGTGGCTGGAGGCGCTGGCGCCGCTGGGCACCGACTGGCGCAAGCCGTTCCTGGAGACGGCCCCGGCGGTGATCGTGGTGTTCGAGGTGCACAAGGGCCCGAACTCGCCGAAGCCGTACTACGTCAAGGAGTCGGTGGGCATCGCCGTCGGGATGATGATCACGTCGTTGCACCTGGCGGGGCTGGCGACGCTGACGCACACGCCCAGCCCGATGCAGTTCCTCAACGAGGTGTGCCAGCGGCCGCCGGAGGAGCGCGCGTACGTGGTGATGCCGGTGGGCTACCCCGCGGACGAGGTGCGCGTGCCGGACATCTCCCGCAAGCCCCTGTCCGAGGTGCTCGTCCGCCTCTGA
- a CDS encoding glutamate--cysteine ligase — MGTGNAPRFGVEEEFLVVDAQTRAPVPRAQELIDAAKPRLDGRVSGEITTWQLETRTHPCTSAAEVLAQLREARTEVGKQAHELGVRLIASGSPVLGAAVPPPMTQGPRQTLGQQTFRGLHDELAICALHVHVEMPDRDHAVRVSNLLRPYLPVLLTLTANSPYWDGRDSGYASWRTMTWPRWPVAGPPPEFASAEHYDEVVGTLLAAGALVDRGTVFWDVRPSASHPTLEVRVADVPITAEESALYAALVRALVAHLSARLDAGEASPQIPGELMRTAYWRAARDGLCGDGVDLRTGVLTPAFALLDRMVDEIGPVLDANGDAGAVAGWLASLRHGGIGAQRQRAAARRNGRLADVVDYLAEQTIA; from the coding sequence ATGGGCACAGGCAACGCACCACGGTTCGGCGTGGAGGAGGAGTTCCTCGTCGTCGACGCGCAGACCAGAGCCCCGGTGCCCCGGGCTCAGGAGCTGATCGACGCCGCCAAGCCCCGGCTGGACGGCCGCGTCTCGGGCGAGATCACCACCTGGCAGCTGGAGACCCGCACCCATCCGTGCACGAGCGCGGCCGAGGTGCTGGCACAGCTGCGCGAGGCGCGCACGGAGGTCGGCAAGCAAGCCCACGAGCTGGGGGTACGGCTCATCGCCTCCGGCTCCCCGGTGCTCGGCGCCGCGGTGCCGCCCCCGATGACGCAGGGCCCCCGGCAGACCCTCGGCCAGCAGACGTTCCGGGGCCTGCACGACGAGCTGGCCATCTGCGCCCTGCACGTGCACGTCGAAATGCCCGACCGCGACCACGCGGTGCGGGTGAGCAACCTGCTGCGGCCGTACCTGCCGGTGCTGCTGACGCTGACGGCCAACTCGCCGTACTGGGACGGCCGCGACTCGGGGTATGCCAGCTGGCGCACCATGACCTGGCCGCGCTGGCCGGTCGCCGGGCCGCCGCCGGAGTTCGCCTCGGCCGAGCACTACGACGAGGTGGTGGGCACGCTGCTGGCCGCCGGGGCGCTGGTGGACCGGGGCACCGTGTTCTGGGACGTGCGCCCCTCGGCCAGCCATCCGACCCTGGAGGTGCGGGTCGCCGACGTGCCGATCACGGCCGAGGAGTCCGCGCTGTACGCCGCGCTCGTCCGCGCCCTGGTGGCGCACCTGTCGGCGCGGCTGGACGCGGGCGAGGCGAGCCCGCAGATCCCCGGCGAGCTGATGCGCACCGCGTACTGGCGGGCGGCCCGCGACGGGCTGTGCGGGGACGGGGTCGACCTGCGCACCGGCGTGCTGACGCCCGCGTTCGCGCTGCTCGACCGGATGGTGGACGAGATCGGGCCTGTGCTCGACGCCAACGGCGACGCCGGGGCGGTGGCGGGATGGCTGGCGTCGCTGCGGCACGGCGGCATCGGCGCCCAGCGGCAGCGTGCCGCCGCGCGGCGGAACGGCCGGCTGGCTGACGTGGTCGACTATCTTGCCGAGCAGACCATAGCGTGA
- a CDS encoding sensor histidine kinase KdpD produces the protein MRDLLLILLAALGGAAVVWLPGALLLRLLHRRSITLNICVLLAVTVLAMLAGVFAVAGGMFISPHDLTVLLVVVPLSGLVSLAIGWWLGRRLARSAMWAEDARAHERQVEASRRDLVAWVSHDLRTPLAGMRAMAEALEDGVVSDPATVAEYHRRIRTGTDRMAALVDDLFELSRINAGALRLSPVDVPLGDVVSDAVAAAAPLAAARRVRLVTEPGNWPLVRASEPELSRIVANLLLNAIRYSPSDGTVTVTGGRDAEGGWLAVADTCGGIADGDLPRVFDVAFRGAKARTPAGDTAGGGLGLAIVRGLVEAHGGRVEVRNVAGGCRFEVRLPA, from the coding sequence GTGCGTGACCTGCTGCTGATCCTGCTCGCGGCGCTCGGCGGCGCGGCCGTGGTGTGGCTGCCCGGCGCGCTGCTGCTGCGGCTGCTGCACCGGCGCTCGATCACGCTCAACATCTGCGTGCTGCTGGCGGTGACCGTGCTGGCGATGCTGGCCGGAGTGTTCGCGGTGGCCGGGGGCATGTTCATCTCGCCGCACGACCTGACCGTGCTGCTCGTCGTGGTCCCGCTGTCGGGGCTGGTCAGCCTGGCCATCGGCTGGTGGCTCGGGCGGCGGCTGGCCCGCTCGGCGATGTGGGCCGAGGACGCCCGCGCCCACGAGCGCCAGGTCGAGGCGAGCCGCCGGGACCTGGTGGCCTGGGTGTCGCACGATCTGCGCACCCCCCTGGCGGGCATGCGCGCGATGGCCGAGGCGCTGGAGGACGGGGTGGTCAGCGACCCGGCGACGGTCGCCGAGTATCACCGGCGCATCCGCACCGGCACCGACCGTATGGCCGCGCTGGTCGACGACCTGTTCGAGCTGTCGCGGATCAACGCCGGGGCGCTGCGGCTGTCCCCGGTGGACGTGCCGCTGGGCGACGTGGTCTCCGACGCGGTCGCCGCGGCGGCGCCGCTGGCCGCGGCGCGGCGGGTCCGGCTGGTGACCGAGCCCGGCAACTGGCCGCTGGTGCGGGCCAGCGAGCCGGAGCTGTCCCGGATCGTGGCGAACCTGCTGCTCAACGCGATCCGCTACAGCCCGTCGGATGGGACGGTGACCGTCACCGGCGGCCGCGACGCCGAGGGCGGCTGGCTGGCGGTGGCCGACACCTGCGGCGGGATCGCCGACGGGGACCTGCCCCGGGTGTTCGACGTGGCGTTCCGCGGCGCGAAGGCGCGGACCCCCGCCGGCGACACTGCCGGCGGGGGACTCGGCCTGGCCATCGTGCGTGGTCTGGTGGAGGCGCACGGCGGCCGCGTCGAGGTGCGCAACGTGGCCGGGGGCTGCCGATTCGAAGTCAGGCTGCCCGCGTAG
- a CDS encoding M20/M25/M40 family metallo-hydrolase produces the protein MTDADAIRHGAQARTQLLHDRLRELVSLESPPGDTVRLARCADLLEEWGTAVLGRPARRIIVDGLPHLLWPATDQRVLLLGHYDTVWPAGTVDEWPYSVTGDIASGPGVCDMKSGIVQQLTALELLDDTSSVGLLLTCDEESGSPTSRPLIEEQAGRSRSVLVAEPSTETGALKIARKGGSVYRILVKGRAAHAGVEPHRGVNAAIELAHQVLAVQALAGEGTTVTPTVLSAGTMTNVVPESALLAVDVRAWTSAELDRVDRMMHAVTPRLPDAVLTVGGGVNRYPLQPEVAMPLLKLAQEAARALGQPEPEGAWAPGASDANFTGSLGVATLDGLGGVGGGSHSRTEWIDVTQLAPRTALLATLIDRVLTAPARHPRP, from the coding sequence GTGACCGATGCCGATGCGATACGCCATGGGGCACAAGCCCGGACGCAACTGCTGCACGACCGGCTCCGCGAGCTGGTGTCGCTGGAGTCCCCACCCGGCGACACGGTGCGGCTGGCCCGCTGCGCGGACCTGCTGGAGGAATGGGGCACCGCCGTCCTGGGCCGCCCGGCGCGGCGGATCATCGTGGACGGGCTGCCGCACCTGCTCTGGCCCGCCACCGACCAGCGGGTGCTGCTGCTGGGCCACTACGACACGGTGTGGCCGGCCGGGACGGTGGACGAGTGGCCGTACTCGGTGACCGGCGACATCGCCAGCGGCCCCGGCGTGTGCGACATGAAGTCCGGGATCGTGCAGCAGCTGACCGCGCTGGAGCTGCTCGACGACACCTCGTCGGTCGGCCTCCTGCTGACCTGCGACGAGGAGAGCGGGTCGCCGACCTCGCGCCCCCTGATCGAGGAGCAGGCCGGCCGGTCGCGCTCGGTGCTGGTCGCCGAGCCGAGCACCGAGACCGGCGCCCTCAAGATCGCCCGCAAGGGCGGCTCGGTGTACCGGATCCTGGTCAAGGGCCGGGCCGCGCACGCCGGGGTGGAGCCGCACCGGGGCGTCAACGCCGCGATCGAGCTGGCGCACCAGGTGCTGGCGGTGCAGGCGCTGGCCGGCGAGGGGACCACGGTGACCCCGACCGTGCTCAGCGCGGGCACGATGACCAACGTGGTGCCGGAGAGCGCGCTGCTGGCGGTGGACGTGCGCGCGTGGACCTCCGCCGAGCTGGACCGGGTCGACCGGATGATGCACGCGGTCACGCCCCGGCTGCCCGACGCGGTGCTGACCGTCGGCGGCGGTGTCAACCGGTACCCGCTCCAGCCCGAGGTGGCCATGCCGCTGCTGAAACTGGCGCAGGAGGCGGCGCGCGCGCTGGGCCAGCCCGAGCCGGAGGGCGCCTGGGCCCCGGGCGCCTCGGACGCCAACTTCACCGGCTCGCTCGGGGTGGCCACCCTCGACGGCCTGGGCGGCGTCGGCGGCGGCTCGCACAGCCGCACCGAGTGGATCGACGTCACCCAGCTCGCCCCCCGCACCGCTCTCCTGGCCACCCTGATCGACCGCGTCCTCACCGCCCCCGCCCGCCACCCCCGCCCCTGA
- a CDS encoding NAD(P)-binding domain-containing protein, translated as MTQIHPVVGRHRYLIVGAGPAGLQLSYYLQQRGCDYLTLEREPRPAAFFRRFPRHRRLISINKVHTTSTDPEIRLRWDWNSLLHEPADLPFPKYSGEYFPHADDLVRYLEDFTEHHQLRVRYDAAVGTVERDGDGFLVHTNRGTYAAECLIMASGWQRPNMPQIKGIEHATGYESMETDPAHYTDHRVLILGKGNSAFETASSMLGHAAMIHLASPRPLRLAWNTKHPGDVRGHHGAVLDSYQFKTLHSVLDCTIDEIVPLDGGTFEVHLTYTHADGETAVMEYESVLRCTGFAMDTSVFGETCRPDLVPSGRMPTTKGDWQSTNVDGLYFAGTLAQDRDFKKASSAFIDGFRYNLRTLAALLCERYEQTPLPYGTAEADPAELTDLVLDRVNWSSALWTQFEFLVDALVVDQGTGEVRHYLDLPEDYAIARFADEPHFYTFGLRWGRDEYGDVFAIERHPQPDRASESAFIHPVIRRYRGTTRVEELHLLEDLLAEWRRPDRHIEPLRAFFAEQLPLRP; from the coding sequence ATGACCCAGATCCACCCGGTGGTGGGGCGCCATCGCTACCTCATCGTCGGCGCGGGCCCGGCGGGCCTGCAACTGAGCTACTACCTGCAGCAGCGCGGCTGCGACTACCTGACCCTGGAACGCGAGCCGCGGCCGGCGGCGTTCTTCCGCCGGTTCCCGCGGCACCGGCGCCTGATCTCCATCAACAAGGTGCACACCACCAGCACCGATCCGGAGATCCGGCTGCGCTGGGACTGGAACTCGCTGCTGCACGAACCGGCCGACCTGCCGTTTCCCAAGTACAGCGGCGAGTACTTCCCGCACGCCGACGACCTGGTGCGCTACCTGGAGGACTTCACCGAGCACCACCAGCTGCGGGTGCGCTACGACGCCGCGGTCGGCACCGTGGAGCGCGACGGCGACGGCTTCCTGGTCCACACCAACCGGGGGACGTACGCGGCCGAGTGCCTGATCATGGCGAGCGGCTGGCAGCGCCCGAACATGCCGCAGATCAAGGGCATCGAGCACGCCACCGGGTACGAGTCGATGGAGACCGACCCGGCGCACTACACCGACCACCGCGTGCTCATCCTCGGCAAGGGCAACTCGGCGTTCGAGACGGCCTCGTCGATGCTCGGCCACGCCGCGATGATCCACCTGGCCAGCCCGCGCCCGCTGCGGCTGGCCTGGAACACCAAGCACCCCGGCGACGTGCGCGGCCACCACGGCGCCGTGCTCGACAGCTACCAGTTCAAGACGCTGCACTCGGTGCTCGACTGCACCATCGACGAGATCGTGCCGCTGGACGGCGGCACGTTCGAGGTGCACCTGACCTACACCCACGCCGACGGCGAGACCGCGGTGATGGAGTACGAGTCGGTGCTGCGCTGCACCGGCTTCGCCATGGACACCTCCGTCTTCGGCGAGACCTGCCGCCCCGACCTGGTGCCCAGCGGCCGCATGCCCACCACCAAGGGCGACTGGCAGTCCACCAACGTGGACGGGCTCTACTTCGCGGGCACGCTGGCCCAGGACCGCGACTTCAAGAAGGCGTCCTCGGCCTTCATCGACGGCTTCCGGTACAACCTGCGCACCCTGGCCGCGCTGCTGTGCGAGCGGTACGAGCAGACGCCGCTGCCGTACGGCACCGCCGAGGCCGACCCGGCCGAGCTCACCGACCTGGTGCTGGACCGGGTCAACTGGAGTTCGGCGCTGTGGACCCAGTTCGAGTTCCTGGTCGACGCGCTCGTCGTGGACCAGGGCACCGGCGAGGTGCGCCACTACCTCGACCTGCCCGAGGACTACGCGATCGCCCGCTTCGCCGACGAGCCGCACTTCTACACGTTCGGCCTGCGCTGGGGCCGCGACGAGTACGGCGACGTCTTCGCCATCGAACGCCACCCGCAGCCCGACCGGGCCAGCGAGAGCGCCTTCATCCACCCGGTGATCCGGCGCTACCGCGGCACCACCCGGGTCGAGGAGCTCCACCTGCTGGAGGACCTGCTGGCCGAGTGGCGCCGCCCGGACCGGCACATCGAGCCCCTGCGCGCCTTCTTCGCCGAGCAGCTCCCCCTCAGGCCCTGA
- a CDS encoding GlsB/YeaQ/YmgE family stress response membrane protein, whose translation MIGTILWGIIGGAIVGYLGRLLLPGRQNISALTTVLVGILAATLGGIIATWLGVGETRGIDWIRHIIQLILAMIFVYIAAKVSASRHTAVTPTQRRTP comes from the coding sequence ATGATCGGCACGATCCTCTGGGGCATCATCGGCGGCGCGATCGTCGGCTACCTGGGCCGCCTGCTGCTGCCCGGCCGGCAGAACATCTCCGCGCTGACCACGGTGCTGGTGGGCATCCTGGCCGCCACCCTCGGCGGCATCATCGCCACCTGGCTGGGCGTCGGGGAGACCAGGGGCATCGACTGGATCAGGCACATCATCCAGCTGATCCTTGCAATGATCTTCGTGTACATCGCCGCCAAGGTGAGCGCGAGCCGTCACACCGCCGTCACGCCGACCCAGCGCCGCACTCCCTGA
- a CDS encoding carboxymuconolactone decarboxylase family protein encodes MAHIDLGVDETQVPGISGPMRYRPETAAPLNALAEALLRTPHPTLTQGERELIAAYVSGLNDCNFCCSSHSAFAAAWLPEGMELVRQVRTDLAAAPISAKLRALLNIAGAVQVSGRKVSTELIDAAKAEGATDLEIHDSVLIAAAFCMYNRYVDGLGTFAPDDPAAYEQAAKRIVEVGYVGF; translated from the coding sequence ATCGCACACATCGACCTGGGCGTGGACGAGACGCAGGTGCCAGGCATCAGCGGCCCGATGCGCTACCGACCGGAGACCGCCGCTCCGCTCAACGCCCTGGCCGAAGCGCTGCTTCGGACGCCCCACCCGACGCTGACCCAGGGCGAGCGCGAGCTGATCGCCGCGTACGTCTCCGGGCTCAACGACTGCAACTTCTGCTGCTCCTCGCACTCGGCGTTCGCGGCCGCCTGGCTGCCCGAGGGCATGGAGCTGGTGCGCCAGGTGCGCACCGACCTGGCTGCGGCCCCGATCAGCGCCAAGCTGCGCGCCCTGCTGAACATCGCCGGTGCGGTGCAGGTCAGCGGCCGCAAGGTGTCCACCGAGCTGATCGACGCGGCCAAGGCGGAGGGCGCCACGGATCTGGAGATCCACGACAGCGTCCTCATCGCCGCCGCGTTCTGCATGTACAACCGGTACGTCGACGGTCTGGGCACCTTCGCCCCGGACGATCCGGCCGCGTACGAGCAGGCCGCCAAACGGATCGTCGAGGTCGGTTACGTCGGTTTCTGA
- a CDS encoding DM13 domain-containing protein: MRQLLRRPVYRVLAGVVVLALAFGLYWFAPWKLFTGKTVNDAVPEAVYASGVPLPHVTDSPSPPPVPGQDPHKTVAVVVAQGELVSHEHPSKGYVELVWLPNGRYQVILRDLGTSDGPDLHVWLTDQPVKPGQDGWRVFDDGKHTDLGKLKGTRGTQVYDVPKGVDPKKMRSVTIWCERFSVSFAAAPLQF; the protein is encoded by the coding sequence ATGAGGCAGTTGCTGCGCAGGCCGGTGTACCGGGTGCTGGCCGGGGTGGTGGTGCTGGCGCTCGCGTTCGGGCTGTACTGGTTCGCGCCCTGGAAGCTGTTCACCGGCAAGACCGTGAACGACGCCGTGCCCGAGGCGGTCTACGCCAGCGGCGTGCCGCTGCCGCACGTCACCGACTCGCCGTCGCCGCCGCCGGTGCCCGGCCAGGACCCGCACAAGACGGTCGCCGTGGTGGTGGCCCAGGGCGAGCTGGTGTCGCACGAGCACCCCAGCAAGGGCTACGTCGAGCTGGTGTGGCTGCCCAACGGGCGCTACCAGGTCATCCTTCGCGACCTGGGCACCTCCGACGGGCCGGACCTGCACGTGTGGCTCACCGACCAGCCGGTCAAGCCGGGCCAGGACGGCTGGCGCGTCTTCGACGACGGCAAGCACACCGACCTGGGCAAGCTCAAGGGCACCCGGGGCACCCAGGTCTACGACGTGCCCAAGGGCGTGGATCCGAAGAAGATGCGCAGCGTGACCATCTGGTGCGAGCGCTTCTCGGTCTCGTTCGCCGCCGCGCCGTTGCAGTTCTGA
- a CDS encoding lactonase family protein, with the protein MATTGHDLVYIGAYTDDGVPGITGWHRDAATGELTAAPHGDAPAADASFLAWHPNGPWLYAASEFAGEVLTYAVAPDGALTHLGTRPTGGEPCHLSVDPSGRWVAVANYGGGSVALFEVAADGTLEPRDLVRHTGSGLDPERQEAPHAHLAQWLGSDLWVTDLGIDQVVRYTVVDGALHRAGAADFAAGMGPRWLAAHPDGAVFVAGELDATVVACTVADGVLRPGPAVPAALELPEEERTYPSHIECSADGRFVYLANRGPDCLTVFAVAGTRLTALADVPTGGRWPRHFAQVDDLIYVANQTGDSVTVLRVDPDTGIPVPTGAAVEVARPACVLLPRR; encoded by the coding sequence ATGGCGACGACCGGGCACGACCTCGTCTACATCGGCGCGTACACCGACGACGGGGTCCCCGGGATCACCGGCTGGCACCGCGACGCGGCCACCGGCGAGCTCACCGCGGCGCCGCACGGCGACGCCCCCGCCGCCGACGCCTCCTTCCTCGCCTGGCACCCCAACGGCCCCTGGCTGTACGCGGCCAGCGAGTTCGCCGGGGAGGTCCTCACCTATGCGGTGGCGCCCGACGGCGCGCTGACCCACCTGGGCACCCGCCCGACCGGCGGCGAGCCGTGCCACCTGAGCGTGGACCCGTCGGGCCGCTGGGTGGCGGTGGCCAACTACGGCGGCGGGTCGGTGGCGCTGTTCGAGGTCGCCGCCGACGGAACGCTGGAGCCGCGCGACCTGGTCCGGCACACCGGCTCCGGCCTCGACCCCGAGCGGCAGGAGGCCCCGCACGCGCACCTGGCCCAGTGGCTCGGCAGCGACCTGTGGGTGACCGACCTCGGCATCGACCAGGTCGTCCGGTACACCGTCGTGGACGGCGCGCTGCACCGCGCGGGCGCCGCGGACTTCGCGGCCGGGATGGGCCCGCGCTGGCTGGCCGCCCACCCGGACGGGGCCGTGTTCGTCGCGGGCGAGCTGGACGCGACCGTGGTCGCCTGCACCGTCGCGGACGGCGTGCTGCGGCCCGGTCCGGCGGTCCCGGCGGCGCTGGAGCTGCCCGAGGAGGAGCGCACCTATCCGAGCCACATCGAGTGCTCCGCGGACGGCCGGTTCGTCTACCTGGCCAACCGGGGCCCGGACTGCCTGACCGTGTTCGCAGTGGCCGGGACGCGCCTGACCGCGCTGGCCGACGTGCCGACCGGCGGCCGGTGGCCCCGCCACTTCGCCCAGGTCGACGACCTGATCTACGTGGCCAACCAGACCGGCGACTCGGTGACGGTGCTGCGGGTGGACCCGGACACGGGCATCCCGGTGCCGACCGGTGCCGCGGTCGAGGTGGCAAGGCCCGCCTGCGTGCTGCTGCCGCGGCGCTGA
- a CDS encoding ROK family transcriptional regulator has product MSLARALWDPLHVRVLRLLRDEGALSRAELADRLDIPRPRLLAELDRLVAGGQVAEAGPAESRGGRRSTLVELNPGMRFAGVDLGATSIDVEVTNGRLEPVAHYSESADIRSGPKVILQRVNELLAKAKVEGAFTHLDGIGIGVPGPVSFRDGVPVSPPIMPGWDRYPVRELLTREHGCPAVVDNDVNIMAVGERHGGVAHSVDNYLFLKIGTGIGCGIFLSGEVYRGTDGCAGDIGHIQVDANGPVCTCGNIGCLEAVFSGAALAREATAAARSGTSPALAERLAQHGVVTATDVAVGAIEGDVTCVQLIRDGGRRVGMVLAGLVSFVNPSMIVIGGGLAQLGHIMLAEIRSVVYRRSLPLATGNLPLVLSELGPRAGVAGAAVLASEIAFEQAS; this is encoded by the coding sequence ATGAGCCTCGCCCGTGCGCTCTGGGATCCGCTGCACGTACGTGTGCTGCGGCTGCTGCGCGACGAGGGTGCGCTGTCCCGCGCCGAGCTGGCCGACCGCCTCGACATCCCGCGCCCGCGCCTGCTGGCCGAGCTGGACCGGCTCGTCGCCGGGGGCCAGGTCGCCGAGGCGGGCCCGGCCGAGTCGCGCGGCGGGCGCCGCTCCACCCTGGTCGAGCTGAACCCGGGCATGCGCTTCGCGGGGGTCGACCTCGGCGCCACCTCGATCGACGTCGAGGTGACCAACGGGCGGCTGGAGCCGGTGGCCCACTACAGCGAGTCGGCTGACATCCGCAGCGGGCCGAAGGTGATCCTCCAGCGGGTCAACGAGCTGCTGGCCAAGGCCAAGGTGGAGGGTGCGTTCACGCACCTGGACGGCATCGGCATCGGCGTGCCCGGCCCGGTCAGCTTCCGCGACGGCGTGCCCGTCTCGCCGCCGATAATGCCCGGCTGGGACCGCTATCCCGTGCGTGAGCTGCTCACGCGCGAGCACGGGTGCCCGGCCGTGGTGGACAACGACGTGAACATCATGGCGGTGGGGGAGCGGCACGGCGGCGTGGCCCACTCCGTCGACAACTACCTGTTCCTGAAGATCGGCACCGGCATCGGCTGCGGCATCTTCCTGTCCGGCGAGGTCTACCGGGGCACCGACGGGTGCGCGGGCGACATCGGCCACATCCAGGTCGACGCCAACGGGCCGGTCTGCACCTGCGGCAACATCGGCTGCCTGGAGGCCGTGTTCAGCGGCGCCGCGCTGGCCCGCGAGGCCACCGCCGCAGCCCGCTCCGGCACCTCCCCGGCGCTGGCCGAGCGGCTGGCCCAGCACGGCGTGGTCACCGCGACGGACGTCGCGGTGGGTGCCATCGAGGGTGACGTCACCTGCGTGCAGCTCATCCGCGACGGCGGCCGCCGGGTCGGCATGGTGCTGGCCGGGCTGGTCAGCTTCGTCAACCCGTCGATGATCGTCATCGGTGGCGGCCTGGCGCAGCTCGGGCACATCATGCTCGCGGAGATCCGCAGCGTGGTGTACCGGCGCTCGCTGCCGCTGGCCACCGGGAACCTGCCGCTGGTGCTGTCGGAGCTGGGCCCGCGCGCCGGTGTCGCCGGTGCCGCGGTGCTGGCCAGCGAGATCGCCTTCGAGCAGGCGTCATGA